One Thermus sp. CCB_US3_UF1 DNA window includes the following coding sequences:
- a CDS encoding bifunctional oligoribonuclease/PAP phosphatase NrnA, whose protein sequence is MDGNAPDPQYWERMRLVAEVLRAVEGPIYIATHVDPDGDAIGSSLGLYRALKALGKDARWVAEPPRFLRFLPKEEEYSDPVDRLPPGATLVALDSAEPSRVVGVPVEGFVINIDHHGTNPRFGHLFVVDPSKAATAQMVKDLVDLLGVAWTAEIATPILTGILTDTGNFRFANTTPEVLKVAAELLGYGVKLPELTDRLQFRPPSYFRLMGQVLSTVAFHFGGLLVTAHLPEEARRDEEDSDDFVGLIRYVEGSVVSVFLRRREEGVKVSIRSRGGVSAQNIALRLGGGGHVPAAGATLRGVDLDRAYEQVLEAVAEELRRAGYL, encoded by the coding sequence GTGGACGGCAACGCCCCTGACCCCCAGTACTGGGAGAGGATGCGCCTGGTGGCCGAGGTCCTGCGGGCCGTGGAGGGCCCCATTTACATCGCCACCCACGTGGACCCCGACGGGGACGCCATCGGCAGCTCCTTGGGCCTCTACCGGGCCCTGAAGGCCTTGGGCAAGGACGCCCGCTGGGTGGCCGAGCCCCCCCGCTTCCTCCGCTTCCTGCCCAAGGAGGAGGAGTACTCCGACCCCGTGGACCGACTTCCCCCAGGGGCTACCCTGGTGGCCCTGGACAGCGCCGAGCCCAGCCGGGTGGTGGGGGTGCCGGTGGAGGGCTTTGTCATCAACATTGACCACCACGGCACCAATCCCCGCTTCGGCCACCTGTTCGTGGTGGACCCCTCCAAGGCCGCCACCGCCCAGATGGTCAAGGACCTCGTGGACCTCCTGGGGGTGGCCTGGACGGCGGAGATCGCCACCCCCATCCTCACAGGGATCCTCACGGATACCGGCAACTTCCGCTTCGCCAACACCACCCCGGAGGTGCTCAAGGTGGCGGCGGAGCTTCTGGGCTACGGGGTGAAGCTCCCTGAGCTCACCGATCGCCTGCAGTTCCGCCCCCCCTCCTACTTCCGCCTCATGGGCCAGGTGCTCTCCACCGTGGCCTTCCACTTTGGGGGGCTCCTCGTGACCGCCCACCTGCCCGAGGAGGCGAGGCGGGATGAGGAGGACTCCGACGACTTCGTGGGCCTCATCCGTTACGTGGAGGGGAGCGTGGTCTCCGTCTTCCTGCGCCGGCGGGAGGAGGGGGTGAAGGTTTCCATCCGCTCCCGCGGTGGGGTTTCCGCCCAGAACATCGCCCTTCGCCTGGGGGGTGGGGGGCATGTGCCCGCCGCCGGGGCCACCCTCAGGGGGGTGGACCTGGACCGGGCCTACGAGCAGGTACTGGAGGCCGTGGCCGAGGAGCTCAGGCGGGCCGGCTACCTCTAG
- the tmpR gene encoding bifunctional dihydropteridine reductase/dihydrofolate reductase TmpR, with translation MRVALVTGSAKGIGRSILLALAREGFSVAVHYRTSEALAEATRQEAEALGVRAIKVRADLTREEEVQALVEEVRYHLGGVGVLVNNVGDYLYKPIEAVTLEEWRWILDTNLTATFLLTQKVLPLMVAQGYGRIVNLGYAGAGNLLARPHITPYAIAKTGVILYTKAIAKRFAQAGITANVVAPGVAENSVSKPLHEIPMGRLALLEEVARAVVFLVKEPYLTGQVLEVAGGWNL, from the coding sequence ATGAGGGTGGCCCTGGTGACGGGCAGCGCCAAGGGCATCGGGCGGAGCATCCTCCTGGCCTTGGCCCGGGAGGGGTTTAGCGTGGCCGTGCACTACCGCACCTCGGAGGCTCTGGCCGAGGCCACGCGCCAGGAGGCCGAGGCCCTGGGGGTGAGGGCCATCAAGGTCCGGGCCGATCTCACCCGGGAGGAGGAGGTCCAGGCCCTGGTGGAGGAGGTGCGCTACCACTTGGGCGGGGTGGGCGTCCTGGTCAACAACGTGGGGGACTACCTCTACAAGCCCATTGAGGCGGTGACCCTCGAGGAGTGGCGCTGGATCCTGGACACCAACCTCACCGCCACCTTCCTCCTCACCCAAAAGGTTCTCCCCCTGATGGTGGCCCAGGGGTACGGCCGCATCGTCAACCTGGGATACGCCGGGGCGGGGAACCTTCTGGCCCGGCCCCACATCACCCCCTACGCCATCGCCAAGACCGGGGTCATCCTCTACACCAAGGCCATCGCCAAGCGCTTCGCCCAGGCGGGGATCACCGCCAACGTGGTGGCCCCGGGGGTGGCGGAGAACTCCGTTTCCAAGCCCCTCCATGAGATTCCCATGGGACGGCTGGCCCTTTTGGAGGAGGTGGCCCGGGCGGTGGTCTTTTTGGTGAAGGAGCCCTACCTCACGGGCCAGGTCCTGGAGGTGGCGGGGGGGTGGAACCTATAG
- a CDS encoding NUDIX domain-containing protein, producing MEDHPRYPIPTVGALVEQGGKVLLVRTAKWRGLWGVPGGKVEWGEALEEALRREFREEVGLELRAIRFALVQEARFSPEFHRPTHMLLLNYFAQGVGEVRPGEEILEWAWVAPEAALAYPLNGFTRLLVARYLEGA from the coding sequence ATGGAGGATCATCCGCGCTATCCCATCCCCACGGTAGGGGCCTTGGTGGAACAGGGCGGGAAGGTGCTCCTGGTGCGCACCGCCAAATGGCGGGGGCTTTGGGGGGTACCCGGCGGGAAGGTGGAATGGGGGGAGGCCCTGGAGGAGGCCTTGCGCCGGGAGTTTCGCGAGGAGGTGGGTCTGGAACTTAGGGCCATCCGCTTCGCCCTGGTGCAGGAGGCCCGTTTCAGCCCGGAGTTCCACCGGCCCACCCACATGCTCCTCCTCAACTACTTCGCCCAGGGGGTGGGGGAGGTGCGGCCCGGGGAGGAGATCCTGGAATGGGCCTGGGTGGCGCCGGAGGCGGCCCTGGCCTACCCCTTAAATGGCTTCACCCGCCTCCTGGTGGCCCGGTACCTGGAGGGCGCATGA
- a CDS encoding CDP-alcohol phosphatidyltransferase family protein: MVPGAKARPVQEFLNVLLYRPLAHLLVLLLYPTPLKPHHLVLFHTGLVLFAAWLLLEGKDLWAALLLQLKTVLDNADGQLARLRKEVTELGRYLDTELDLLGNLALFLALGARTGAWGMALAAFLVFTLVQSYDFNLERLYREARGFPLPQAPKDPNTPGLRLLRGVYRLLFGPQDRGIEALERFLQARLGLSRERFWDEAALAGVVNLGLTTQLFFLGLFLLFHQPGAYLTFALLQALYLGLWYLWRIIRAIPSPR, translated from the coding sequence ATGGTCCCGGGCGCCAAGGCCAGGCCGGTGCAGGAGTTTTTGAACGTTCTCCTCTACCGTCCCCTGGCCCACCTCCTGGTCCTCCTCCTCTATCCCACGCCCCTAAAGCCCCATCACCTGGTCCTTTTCCACACCGGGCTGGTGCTCTTTGCCGCCTGGCTCCTCCTGGAGGGGAAGGACCTCTGGGCAGCCCTCCTTCTCCAGCTGAAAACGGTCCTGGACAACGCCGACGGCCAGCTGGCCCGCCTCCGGAAGGAGGTGACGGAGCTGGGCCGTTACCTGGACACGGAGCTGGACCTCCTGGGCAACCTGGCCCTTTTTCTGGCCCTGGGGGCAAGGACCGGGGCCTGGGGGATGGCCCTGGCCGCTTTTTTGGTCTTCACCCTGGTCCAGTCCTACGATTTCAACCTGGAAAGGCTTTACCGCGAGGCCCGGGGCTTTCCCCTTCCCCAGGCGCCCAAAGACCCCAATACCCCGGGGCTTCGCCTCCTTAGGGGGGTGTACCGCCTTCTCTTTGGGCCCCAGGACCGTGGGATTGAGGCCCTGGAGCGCTTCCTGCAGGCCCGCTTGGGCCTATCCCGGGAGCGCTTCTGGGATGAGGCGGCCCTGGCCGGGGTGGTGAACCTGGGCCTGACCACCCAGCTCTTCTTCCTAGGGCTTTTCCTCCTCTTCCACCAGCCTGGGGCCTACCTCACCTTTGCCCTCCTCCAGGCCCTGTATCTTGGCCTTTGGTACCTATGGAGGATCATCCGCGCTATCCCATCCCCACGGTAG
- the cmk gene encoding (d)CMP kinase, with protein sequence MRGIVTIDGPSASGKSSVAQRVAKALGVPYLSSGLLYRAAALLALRAGVDLGDEEALLPLLQASRVRLLPGEENRVLAGEEDLTPHLHTPEVDRVVSQVARHPGVRSWVNARLKEVPPPFVAEGRDMGRAVFPEAPHKFYLTASPEVRARRRAKERPQDYEEVLRDLLRRDRLDQAQTQPAPGALVLDTSAMTLEEVVAWILGHLQD encoded by the coding sequence ATGCGGGGGATCGTGACCATTGACGGGCCCTCGGCCTCCGGGAAGAGCTCCGTGGCTCAGCGGGTGGCCAAGGCCCTAGGGGTGCCCTACCTCTCCAGCGGCCTCCTCTACCGGGCGGCGGCCCTTCTGGCCCTTCGTGCCGGGGTGGACCTGGGGGATGAGGAAGCCCTCCTTCCCCTTTTGCAGGCCTCCCGGGTGCGCCTTCTGCCCGGGGAGGAGAACCGGGTTCTGGCCGGTGAGGAGGATCTTACCCCCCACCTCCACACCCCGGAGGTGGACCGGGTGGTCTCCCAGGTGGCCCGCCACCCGGGGGTGCGGTCCTGGGTAAACGCCCGCCTCAAGGAGGTGCCTCCCCCCTTCGTGGCCGAGGGGCGGGACATGGGCCGGGCGGTTTTCCCCGAGGCCCCCCACAAGTTCTACCTGACGGCAAGCCCGGAGGTCCGTGCCCGGCGGCGGGCCAAGGAGCGGCCCCAGGACTACGAGGAGGTCCTCCGTGACCTCCTGCGCCGGGACCGCCTGGACCAGGCGCAAACCCAGCCCGCCCCCGGGGCTTTGGTCCTGGACACCAGCGCCATGACCCTGGAAGAGGTGGTGGCCTGGATCCTGGGCCATCTTCAGGACTAG
- the aroA gene encoding 3-phosphoshikimate 1-carboxyvinyltransferase gives MDRAHLDLSPCGPLRGALRVPGDKSVTHRGLMLLSLAEGEGRLLHPLKAGDTLSTARALRALGAGIEEEGPHFRVRGQGLRLKEPEDVLDCGNAGTLMRLLLGLLAGQEGVFAVLTGDASLRRRPMGRVVEPLRRMGARIEGREGGGRAPLAVRGAPLVGLRYTLPVPSAQVKSALLLAGLFAQGVTEVEEPIPTRDHTERLFRHFGLPLEVEGGRIRTQRTAPFPARDLLVPGDFSSAAFFLVAALLVPGSEVVVEGVGLNPTRTGLLEVLRAMGADLAWQVLEGEGGEPVGWVRARYGPLQGVAVDPGLIPWMVDEVPILAAAAAWAQGETFIPGLAELRVKESDRVAAIAHNLRALGVEVEEGPDWLRIRGGGVRPGEVEPFHDHRIAMAFAVAGLPVGVRVWEPGWAEISYPGFFRDLLGLCGGS, from the coding sequence ATGGACCGGGCCCACCTGGACCTTTCCCCCTGCGGCCCCCTGAGGGGGGCTTTGCGGGTCCCCGGGGACAAGTCCGTGACCCACCGGGGCCTCATGCTCCTCTCCCTGGCGGAGGGCGAGGGGAGGCTTCTCCACCCCTTGAAGGCCGGGGATACCCTCTCCACCGCCCGGGCCCTGCGGGCCCTGGGGGCGGGGATTGAGGAGGAAGGCCCCCATTTCCGCGTGCGGGGGCAGGGGCTTCGCCTGAAGGAGCCCGAGGACGTGCTGGACTGCGGTAACGCCGGGACCCTCATGCGCCTCCTCCTGGGCCTTTTGGCAGGGCAGGAGGGGGTTTTTGCCGTGCTGACGGGGGATGCCTCCCTGCGCCGCCGCCCCATGGGCCGGGTGGTGGAGCCCTTGCGGCGGATGGGGGCCCGGATCGAGGGGCGGGAAGGCGGGGGGCGGGCCCCCTTGGCGGTCCGGGGCGCGCCCCTGGTGGGCCTCCGCTACACCCTGCCCGTCCCCAGCGCCCAGGTGAAAAGCGCCCTCCTTCTGGCCGGGCTTTTCGCCCAAGGGGTTACAGAGGTGGAGGAGCCCATCCCCACCCGGGACCACACGGAAAGGCTTTTCCGCCACTTTGGCCTGCCCTTGGAGGTGGAGGGGGGCCGGATCCGCACGCAAAGGACCGCCCCCTTTCCCGCCCGCGACCTCCTGGTGCCGGGGGATTTCTCCTCGGCGGCCTTCTTCCTGGTGGCTGCGCTTCTGGTGCCGGGCTCGGAGGTGGTGGTGGAGGGGGTGGGGCTGAACCCCACCCGGACGGGCCTCCTCGAGGTCCTAAGGGCCATGGGGGCGGACCTGGCCTGGCAGGTGCTGGAAGGGGAGGGGGGGGAGCCCGTGGGCTGGGTGCGGGCCCGGTATGGCCCCTTGCAGGGGGTTGCCGTGGACCCCGGCCTCATCCCCTGGATGGTGGACGAGGTGCCCATCCTGGCCGCCGCCGCCGCCTGGGCGCAAGGGGAGACCTTCATCCCGGGCTTAGCGGAGCTGCGGGTGAAGGAATCGGACCGGGTGGCCGCCATTGCCCACAACCTCCGCGCCCTGGGGGTGGAGGTGGAGGAGGGTCCGGACTGGCTGCGCATCCGGGGAGGCGGGGTGCGGCCGGGGGAGGTGGAGCCCTTCCACGACCACCGCATCGCCATGGCCTTCGCCGTGGCCGGGCTGCCCGTGGGGGTTAGGGTCTGGGAGCCGGGGTGGGCGGAGATCTCCTACCCCGGTTTCTTCCGCGACCTGCTTGGGCTATGCGGGGGATCGTGA
- a CDS encoding transcriptional regulator produces MALAWPSPVYLERERLLSLLPEEVGFVLLLEAPAGFGKSVLAGQLAARLGWRTLWASALLGKPKALLAQALGLPREAPWAALVEALGQEPTLVVLEDLTGEEDLSPLLRTLPCLLVLASRKPLPHPELAKLLSEGRLVRLGAQELAFTPEEAQALFAGKEGWAEAHQATGGWPLPLFLSALTGEPPRPEALLRGLRESLSPEEFQEGLLLAALPHLPPEAATLATEGLFRKGLLRKGPEGFRLHGLLREMAQKSLPLEVQEAVRRAAERLPPELLAEAYWGAGLFQDLLELLERPIPLHLPPERLKAWGHLLRQGGPRARLRLGEALLACGEKEGLALLEPLAEGEEAPIALTACGHLAFYLAEPLLGQDLPRARAYLERGLGLLEGVSPELAGRFLNDAARVPFAEGRPEEALALLEEALRRLPPESPYREAPLANLSLLRLELQGALLERVAVLEGLVASSAPALRLYNLTSHLRDLGALYRLLGERERARACLRQAGETPGNPLVALEARMLLAHLEGDAQGLARLVAQAELWEARELAEKGRALLAEATGDPRPLEGLGEFLPRLVRAQLLGEPGLLPPRPEGLEDRLLWHAARYRLLREEADLEALLGLTDAGARVLPGLIPLDLLPRGRPELAQAYPLGEVLTSGWKEAIALRLGEIPPLRVQVLGRFRVESPLGPVGLKGKAKELFALLLLGLPREEAAFALWPDLPEEGALNNLYVWLNRLRKLLEPWGVPTYLGEEGLERVEADLHALEEALARGEAERVLALYQEPLFPGLDHPLVDRKREEVYHRVRGLFLARGEERFLERLLELDPLDEEALFPLVEACLARGQRGRGRRLLQAYQRRFREELGEGLPLRLEALLKELGG; encoded by the coding sequence ATGGCCCTGGCCTGGCCAAGCCCGGTCTACCTGGAGCGGGAGCGTCTTTTGTCCCTCCTGCCCGAGGAGGTGGGCTTCGTCCTCCTCCTCGAGGCCCCGGCGGGCTTTGGCAAGAGCGTCCTCGCGGGGCAGCTGGCGGCCCGCCTGGGGTGGCGCACCCTCTGGGCCAGCGCCCTCCTGGGCAAGCCCAAGGCCCTTTTGGCCCAGGCCCTGGGCCTGCCCCGGGAGGCGCCCTGGGCGGCCCTGGTGGAGGCCTTGGGCCAGGAGCCCACCCTGGTGGTCCTGGAGGACCTTACGGGGGAGGAGGACCTCTCCCCCCTTCTGCGCACCCTGCCCTGCCTCCTGGTCCTGGCGAGCCGCAAACCCCTTCCCCACCCCGAACTGGCCAAGCTCCTCTCCGAGGGACGCCTGGTGCGCCTGGGGGCCCAGGAGCTGGCCTTCACCCCCGAGGAGGCCCAAGCCCTCTTTGCCGGGAAGGAGGGCTGGGCGGAGGCCCACCAGGCCACGGGGGGCTGGCCCCTCCCCCTCTTTCTCTCCGCCCTCACCGGGGAGCCCCCTAGGCCCGAGGCCCTCCTCCGGGGCCTGCGGGAAAGCCTCTCCCCGGAAGAGTTTCAAGAAGGGCTCCTTCTGGCTGCCCTGCCCCACCTGCCCCCGGAGGCGGCCACCTTGGCCACGGAAGGGCTTTTCCGCAAAGGCCTCCTCCGCAAGGGCCCCGAGGGCTTCCGCCTCCACGGGCTTTTGCGGGAGATGGCGCAAAAGAGCCTTCCCCTCGAGGTGCAAGAGGCGGTGCGCCGGGCAGCGGAAAGGCTTCCCCCCGAGCTTCTCGCCGAGGCCTACTGGGGGGCAGGGCTTTTCCAAGACCTGCTGGAGCTCCTGGAGCGACCCATCCCCCTCCACCTGCCCCCGGAGCGCCTCAAGGCCTGGGGCCACCTCCTGCGCCAAGGGGGCCCCAGGGCCCGGCTCCGCCTGGGGGAGGCCCTCCTGGCCTGCGGGGAAAAGGAGGGCCTAGCCCTCCTGGAACCCCTGGCCGAGGGGGAGGAAGCCCCCATAGCCCTCACGGCCTGCGGCCACCTGGCCTTTTACCTGGCCGAACCCCTCCTGGGCCAAGACCTGCCCCGGGCCCGGGCTTACCTGGAGCGGGGCCTGGGGCTTCTGGAGGGGGTATCCCCCGAGCTGGCGGGCCGCTTCCTCAACGACGCCGCCCGGGTGCCCTTTGCCGAGGGCCGGCCCGAGGAGGCCTTGGCCCTCCTGGAAGAAGCCCTAAGGCGCCTCCCCCCGGAAAGCCCCTACCGGGAAGCCCCCTTGGCGAACCTGAGCCTCCTGCGCCTGGAGCTCCAAGGGGCCCTCCTGGAACGGGTGGCGGTCCTGGAGGGGCTCGTGGCCTCCTCGGCCCCGGCCTTGCGCCTTTACAACCTGACGTCCCACCTGCGGGACCTGGGGGCCCTGTACCGGCTCCTGGGGGAGCGGGAACGGGCCCGGGCATGCCTCAGGCAGGCCGGGGAAACCCCGGGGAACCCCCTGGTGGCCCTGGAGGCCCGCATGCTCCTGGCCCACCTGGAAGGGGACGCCCAAGGGCTGGCCCGGCTGGTGGCCCAGGCGGAGCTTTGGGAGGCCCGGGAGCTGGCGGAAAAGGGGCGGGCCCTCCTGGCCGAGGCCACGGGGGACCCCAGGCCCCTGGAAGGGCTAGGGGAGTTCCTCCCCCGCCTCGTCCGGGCCCAGCTCCTAGGCGAACCCGGCCTCCTTCCCCCAAGGCCCGAGGGGCTGGAGGATAGGCTCCTTTGGCACGCGGCCCGCTACCGCCTCCTGCGGGAAGAGGCCGACCTGGAAGCCCTCCTAGGCCTCACCGACGCCGGAGCCCGGGTCCTGCCCGGCCTCATCCCCCTGGACCTCCTCCCCCGAGGGCGGCCCGAGCTGGCCCAGGCCTACCCCCTAGGGGAGGTCCTCACCTCCGGCTGGAAGGAGGCCATCGCCCTGCGCCTCGGGGAGATCCCCCCCTTGCGGGTCCAGGTCCTGGGCCGGTTCCGGGTGGAGAGCCCCTTGGGGCCCGTGGGGCTCAAGGGCAAGGCCAAGGAGCTCTTCGCCCTCCTCCTCCTGGGGCTTCCCCGGGAGGAGGCCGCCTTCGCCCTCTGGCCGGACCTCCCCGAGGAGGGGGCCCTGAACAACCTCTATGTCTGGCTCAACCGCCTGCGGAAGCTCCTGGAACCCTGGGGGGTCCCCACCTACCTGGGGGAGGAGGGGCTTGAACGGGTAGAGGCCGACCTCCACGCCCTGGAGGAAGCCCTGGCCAGGGGGGAGGCGGAGAGGGTCCTGGCCCTCTACCAGGAACCCCTCTTCCCTGGGCTGGACCACCCCCTGGTGGACCGGAAGCGGGAGGAGGTCTACCACCGGGTGCGGGGCCTGTTTCTGGCCCGGGGGGAGGAGCGCTTTCTGGAGCGTCTACTGGAACTGGACCCCTTGGACGAGGAAGCCCTCTTTCCCCTCGTGGAGGCCTGCCTCGCCCGGGGGCAGCGGGGCCGGGGGCGGAGGCTTTTGCAGGCTTACCAAAGGCGGTTCCGGGAGGAGCTAGGGGAAGGCCTTCCCCTTCGCCTCGAGGCCCTCCTCAAGGAGCTGGGGGGCTAG
- a CDS encoding class I mannose-6-phosphate isomerase, which produces MRRLAPRPVERPWGGSGLGFGPGVGEVWLAEAPLLVKLLDPAAWLSVQVHPPHAYALRVEGKPGKHEAWYVLAPGEIVYGFARPVGAEEVRRRALEGSLGEVLHRVRVVPGQVVYLPAGTVHALGPGVRVYEVQTPSDLTYRLYDYGRPRELHLEKALEVARLEPTPLLGATPEPVEGGERLLSTPFFHLYRYPLRGRLSLRSELPLLLTLLEGEARLGEEVLHPPATLLLEPGEGVELRGEGLLLGASPPAP; this is translated from the coding sequence GTGCGCCGCCTTGCGCCCAGACCCGTGGAGCGGCCCTGGGGGGGGAGCGGCCTGGGCTTTGGGCCGGGGGTGGGGGAGGTGTGGCTGGCGGAGGCCCCCCTTCTGGTCAAGCTGCTGGACCCCGCCGCCTGGCTTTCGGTCCAGGTCCACCCGCCCCACGCCTACGCCCTGAGGGTGGAGGGCAAGCCGGGCAAGCATGAGGCCTGGTACGTCCTGGCCCCGGGGGAGATCGTCTACGGCTTTGCCCGTCCGGTGGGTGCGGAGGAGGTGCGAAGGCGGGCCCTGGAGGGAAGCCTGGGGGAGGTGTTGCACCGGGTGCGGGTGGTTCCCGGCCAGGTGGTCTACCTGCCCGCGGGGACCGTCCACGCCCTGGGCCCGGGGGTGCGGGTCTACGAGGTCCAGACCCCCTCGGACCTCACCTACCGCCTCTACGATTACGGCCGCCCCCGGGAGCTGCACCTGGAAAAGGCCCTGGAGGTGGCCCGCCTCGAGCCCACCCCCCTCCTGGGGGCCACCCCGGAGCCCGTGGAAGGGGGGGAGAGGCTTCTTTCCACCCCCTTCTTCCACCTCTACCGCTACCCTTTGCGGGGGAGGCTTTCCCTACGCTCCGAGCTACCCCTCCTCCTCACCCTCCTGGAGGGGGAGGCCAGGTTAGGGGAGGAGGTCCTCCACCCCCCCGCCACCCTTCTCCTGGAGCCAGGGGAGGGGGTGGAGCTTAGGGGGGAGGGCCTCCTCCTTGGGGCTAGCCCCCCAGCTCCTTGA
- a CDS encoding SIS domain-containing protein, whose translation MRDLDREETYLADRRGLALELRDLVGSGPVPLEAYPGPHGVLAYGEGHFAAQLSGLPDWTEEGTLFLLEGGYDLGEAAAMEVLAESGRVRVVRVGFREGAEVHLPPSPLNPYRYLRFLLLATGQEGALKEADEALLAERRRLTPEVPLEENPAKFLAYTLLERLPVFYAPFFRPLEGAAQSLFARMGKSLSLTPPHSALEFFLTALEARHEQGDPLAAVLLGGGEAVSLAKEILETRVDALVEVPLPPGSRLAQALALWYRLAWTAYYLALLYAADPSDPEVLERLRQVT comes from the coding sequence ATGCGCGACCTGGACCGGGAGGAAACCTATCTGGCCGACCGCCGGGGCCTGGCCCTGGAGCTCAGGGACCTGGTGGGCTCGGGGCCCGTACCCCTCGAGGCCTACCCGGGCCCCCATGGGGTCCTGGCCTATGGGGAAGGCCACTTCGCCGCCCAGCTTTCCGGCCTCCCCGACTGGACGGAGGAGGGAACCCTCTTCCTCTTGGAAGGGGGGTACGACCTGGGGGAAGCGGCGGCCATGGAAGTTTTGGCCGAGTCGGGGCGGGTGCGGGTGGTGCGGGTGGGCTTCCGCGAAGGGGCCGAGGTCCACCTCCCCCCAAGCCCCTTGAACCCCTACCGCTACCTGCGCTTCCTCCTCCTGGCCACGGGGCAGGAAGGGGCCTTGAAGGAAGCCGACGAGGCCCTCCTGGCCGAGCGGCGCCGCCTCACCCCCGAAGTGCCCCTGGAGGAAAACCCCGCCAAGTTCCTGGCCTACACCCTTCTGGAAAGGCTTCCCGTCTTTTACGCCCCCTTCTTCCGCCCCCTGGAAGGCGCGGCGCAAAGCCTCTTCGCCCGCATGGGCAAAAGCCTCTCCCTCACCCCGCCCCATAGCGCCCTGGAGTTCTTCCTCACCGCCCTGGAGGCCCGACACGAGCAGGGGGACCCCTTGGCCGCCGTCCTCCTGGGCGGAGGGGAGGCGGTGAGCCTGGCCAAGGAGATCCTGGAAACCCGGGTGGACGCCCTCGTGGAGGTCCCCCTGCCCCCAGGGAGCCGCCTGGCCCAGGCCCTGGCCCTCTGGTACCGCCTGGCCTGGACCGCTTACTACCTGGCCCTCCTCTACGCCGCCGACCCCTCGGACCCCGAGGTGCTGGAGCGCCTGCGCCAGGTCACCTGA
- a CDS encoding endonuclease V yields the protein MEIPPFPRPESLEAARALQEALAQRVILEGSLEGVRLLAALDAAHKRGKPLVAVAVLYHLEKGPLGLGRGLVPEEALFPYIPGFLSFREAPAYLEALRALPEAPEVLLVDGQGIAHPRGLGIASHLGVHLDLPSLGVAKSLLFGRPEAPLPQEAGQAVRLLSPEGRPLGYAYRSRTGVKPLYVSPGHRVGLEEALALVRRLPTRFRLPEPLRLAHLEAGKALAALD from the coding sequence ATGGAGATCCCGCCCTTTCCCCGGCCCGAGAGCCTCGAGGCGGCCCGGGCCCTGCAGGAGGCCTTGGCGCAACGGGTGATCCTGGAAGGAAGCCTGGAAGGGGTGCGGCTCCTGGCAGCCCTGGACGCCGCCCACAAGCGGGGCAAGCCCCTGGTGGCGGTGGCGGTGCTCTACCACCTGGAAAAGGGTCCCCTTGGCCTGGGCCGAGGCCTGGTGCCCGAGGAGGCCCTCTTCCCCTACATCCCGGGCTTCCTCTCCTTCCGCGAGGCCCCCGCCTACCTGGAGGCCCTGAGGGCCCTCCCCGAAGCCCCGGAGGTCCTCCTGGTGGACGGGCAGGGCATCGCCCATCCCCGGGGCCTGGGCATCGCCAGCCACCTGGGGGTGCACCTGGACCTCCCTAGCCTCGGGGTGGCCAAGAGCCTCCTCTTTGGCCGCCCGGAAGCCCCCCTCCCCCAGGAAGCGGGGCAGGCCGTCCGCCTCCTCTCCCCGGAGGGCCGGCCCCTGGGCTACGCCTACCGCAGCCGCACCGGGGTCAAGCCCCTTTACGTCTCCCCTGGGCACCGGGTGGGGCTGGAGGAGGCCTTGGCCTTGGTGCGGCGCCTTCCCACCCGCTTCCGCCTGCCCGAACCCCTGCGCCTGGCCCACCTGGAGGCGGGAAAGGCCTTAGCCGCCTTAGACTGA
- a CDS encoding 1-acyl-sn-glycerol-3-phosphate acyltransferase, with product MDAHRPNPVYRAAWYLARFLLHTLFGYRAEGAENLPPQGPVILAANHLSILDPIAIGAGVRRPVSFLARADVFRLPFLSWLLPRLYAIPVERGQSDLSAVKSAIRALERGMAFGIFPEGTRSRTGKLQPFKTGVAAIALRTGSPVVPVAVIGSDKAWPVGKKLFRLRRPIRVVYGQPIPVPKAGRISHQELENLTREIEARVRELLPPEYR from the coding sequence GTGGACGCCCACCGGCCAAACCCCGTGTACCGGGCCGCTTGGTACCTGGCCCGGTTTCTCCTCCACACCCTTTTCGGCTACCGGGCGGAGGGCGCGGAAAACCTCCCCCCCCAGGGCCCCGTCATCCTGGCCGCCAACCACCTCTCCATCCTGGACCCCATCGCCATCGGCGCCGGGGTGCGCCGCCCCGTGAGCTTCCTGGCCCGGGCCGATGTCTTCCGCCTGCCCTTCCTCTCCTGGCTCCTGCCGCGGCTCTACGCCATCCCCGTGGAGCGGGGGCAGAGCGACCTCTCCGCCGTCAAAAGCGCCATCCGCGCCCTGGAGCGGGGCATGGCCTTCGGCATCTTCCCCGAGGGCACCCGGAGCCGCACCGGTAAACTCCAGCCCTTCAAAACCGGCGTAGCCGCCATCGCCCTGCGCACGGGAAGCCCCGTGGTCCCCGTGGCCGTGATAGGCTCGGACAAGGCCTGGCCCGTGGGGAAAAAGCTTTTTCGCCTGCGCCGCCCCATCCGGGTGGTCTACGGCCAACCCATCCCCGTTCCAAAGGCGGGCAGGATCTCGCACCAGGAGCTGGAAAACCTCACCCGGGAAATAGAGGCCAGGGTACGGGAACTTCTCCCCCCGGAGTACCGCTAG